The following nucleotide sequence is from uncultured Draconibacterium sp..
GCCATTGTTGGGCCACCAACATATCCTGCGCCTATACATGTTATTGTTTTTACTTGACTTGGTATCATTTATTTCGGTCGTTTGTCTTTTGTATGTTTTTAGTAGCGTGAGTGAGGCTGCCGCGTCGCTTCGCTCCTCCCGAAGTTTGATTCGGGATTAGTTTCTTTTTCGACTTTTGGTTCACTTCGTTTCCCAAAAGACGAGAGTCACTGAATCGCAGACTCTTGCAACAAAGATTGTTTTGTAAATGGATGTTCTTATTTCAAGTTTTTTTTCAGTAATTATTCGGAGTGCACGAATTGCCGAGATTACTACCTAATTTGTTAGGCGACGTTTGATGGACATTGAAATTATTAACTTGTTTCTACGCCGCCGGATGTAATTTTCCGGTTTGTCATTGCGAGGGCTGGTTGGCTACCCGAAGCAATCTTTGTTGGAACGCTGATAACGCTGATCGATATTCATTTGAGCTGATTATTGTTAGTCGTTTTATTGCTACAGATCCCCTGCCTACCGCAGGCAGGCTCTCTTCGTTCGGGATGACAGCTACATAAGTTTCGCAATATCTTAATTCGTAGCGTTCATAACTGCAGCAATAGCTACTGCCATTGAGGACATGGTTGAAGCAATGGCCAGCCATAACCCTTGCGGACGTTCTTTCTCCGGTTTCTCCGGAACAACCACAATACTACCCGGGGTTACCTTGGGGTAACGTCTGAAAATAAATCCTTTGGTAACCGCCGTTTCTCCATTAGGATATTTTACGTAGGTTTTTTTCTTATTGGCCTCTGCCTGGAATCCTCCTGTACGGTTGACATAGTATTTGGCATTACGTCCTGATTCGAAAGTAATGGAGAAGGGGTTTTGTACGCTTCCGGAAATTTTTACGGTTTGCATAAATTCCGGGATATCAAGGCGGTCGCTGTTTTTTAATAAGAGGTCTCTGTCGCTTTTTGGATTATTGAGAATATTTTGCAGGTTAATGGCTACCCGTTCAGAGCCCAGTTCATCGGAAAAACGTTCGAGTGTGGCCCCCTGAAGATAGGCTTTTGGAGTTATTCCACCGGCCATCTGTACCAGGTCGGAAATGCGCATTTGTTTGTTGGTAATGGCATAAGCTCCGGCATACGTTACTTCGCCCGAAATCATTACCGTTTCGTTTTGACGGAAATTGGGAGCCGTACGAACCGACACCTGGTCCCAGGGCCGTAATTTCATTTCAGCGTCGTTTTCCCCCAGTTGTAATCCGCGTGATATATTGGCAATAATTACATGTCCGATGGTATCGGAAAGAACAGCAGCATCGTTGTAGCTCAGGCGGCGGGCAATTTCAATAAAAGTACTGTCGGCACCTTCGGTTAATCCGCCAGCCAGAAAGATTGCGTCGCCCAATGTCATGTTCTCCGACCAGTTAAAAGGGCCGGGATCCAGCACTTCTCCGTTAACGGTTATATAAGGTTGTTCTTTTAAGTCGAAATGGGTTTTTATCAGCACTTCATCATCGGTTTCCAGCAGAATGTTTTGTTTGCCACTGCTAATATCTTCCACATCAAAGGCAATAGCAGACGTAGTGCGGTCGCTGTTGTAACGGGTTATCAAGCCACGGCCTTTAAATGCTTCGGGCAGCAGCTTGTCGGCTTTTTCGATTAACTGTGCCAGGGTAAGTCCTTTAGTCCATTCGTACACTCCCGGATGATAAACGGCACCTTCTATGCTTACCCTGTTTTCAAAACGGTCGGTAGTCAGGGTATTCTGTATGGTATCGCCTTTTACCAGCGGTGTAGTATTTAGCAGGTCGTAAGGAACATCGATAATCTGCTGTCCCTGTTGTGTCTGCCGAACGATTTGCGTGTTCCCCAAATAGGCACCGGCTTTAAATCCTCCGGAAAAACGCACCAGGTCGTTTAACATTTCGCCTTCTTTTATCTCGAAAATACCGTTACGTTTAAATTCGCCGTTTACCACCACCTGTTTTTCTGCCGGAGGGACAAGTACGATATCGCCGTCTTTTAAAGTAATATTGTCAGAAGGATCAGCATTTACCAGTAAATTATATATATCGATTACCTGTTCGATTTGGTTGTTGCGAATGACCTTGATATTTCGGAATGAACCAATCTCATTCGGACCGCCGGAAAGGTACAAACCGTTAAAAACAGTAGCTGTTACTGGCAGGGTATAGGTGCCTGGTGCTACCACCTCGCCAAGCAGGTTTACCCGGATGGAACGCAGTTGTCCCATGTCTAGCTGGGCAAAGGTGCCGGGATTGTCGCCTCCCATATCGGCGTAGATCGCGGTAAGGTTTTTTACAATTTTCGTTTCCGCCTCGTCAAACGACAAGCCGGCTACATAAACAGGTCCCAGGTCGGGGATAACGATCTGTCCGTTGTTATTTACCCTTAGCTGATAGTTGTTTTGTGAGTTCCCCCAAACCTGAATAAGCAACTGATCGCCAATGCCTATTTCGTAGTTCTTGGGGGTTTGTATGTTGACCTGTGGTTCGAAAGTCAGGTTTTCGTTGTTAAATAAATACGCTCCAAAGACTTCCAAATCCTTCTTTAATTCAACTTTTCTTTGTGAAAGATAAGAGTCTTTCGGGTCCTCGGGTAGGGTTTCCGGCTCTTCATAGAGCTCAAACATGTCTTGTTCCGAAGTGTCCTGTTCGCTTAAGCGTTGGCGCATTTCCAAAATCTGTTGCTCGGTAGCTCCCCGCTGACGGGCCAGTTGTATCGCTTGTTCTTCCGATAATCCGGCATCCTGCATGGCCCTTTTGGCTTTGTTTATCTCGGATTGCGGCAATGATTTAACATCAACATTCTTTACATCCTGCGTCTGAGTCTGTGCTTGTGCAGTCAGCAGCAGTGCCGAGCAAAAAAATACCGTTAACATTGTTTGTAATAAGTGCTTCATATTTGTGTTGCGTTAATCTATAAGGTTCATTAATTTTTTGGTAGCTTAAAAGACAAAGCTAGAATATTTTTCAGTTAGGTAGAATGACCTGCTTATGAGTCCGAAGTCGGGAGTCGGAAGACGGAATAAAACATTCATTGGATTGTTTCTCTACTTCGGTCTCCGGTCTTCTGACTTCTGTCAGGGTTTCTCTTCTTTATTCCCTCGACCAGATGTGTAAGGCATTTTGTTTTTTTAGGTAATCGGCTTTTTCCTTTTCCGAAAGAACAAGATAGCGTATTTTTTTATTGACCAGTTTTTCGGCTTTCGATACCAGTGCCACCACAAAACGGGTGTCGATATCGTCTCCTACCAGCAGCAGGTCGATAATACCTGAGGCTTTTCCTATGGCCAGATCGCCGACAAGATAGGCCTCGTTCAGGTCGCCTACATTTTTCAGAATCTTATCGATTACCGTATCCAGCCCCACTGTTTTTTGCAAAATGCTGTTGATTTCACTGTAGAGCGGGTGATTATCGTTGGCACGGAAATATTTTCTGTTCCCGTTAAAATTCGATACCAGTAGATCAGCTTGCTCCAGCCTGTTCAATTCCAAACGTATGGCATTCGAAGATTC
It contains:
- a CDS encoding SLBB domain-containing protein yields the protein MKHLLQTMLTVFFCSALLLTAQAQTQTQDVKNVDVKSLPQSEINKAKRAMQDAGLSEEQAIQLARQRGATEQQILEMRQRLSEQDTSEQDMFELYEEPETLPEDPKDSYLSQRKVELKKDLEVFGAYLFNNENLTFEPQVNIQTPKNYEIGIGDQLLIQVWGNSQNNYQLRVNNNGQIVIPDLGPVYVAGLSFDEAETKIVKNLTAIYADMGGDNPGTFAQLDMGQLRSIRVNLLGEVVAPGTYTLPVTATVFNGLYLSGGPNEIGSFRNIKVIRNNQIEQVIDIYNLLVNADPSDNITLKDGDIVLVPPAEKQVVVNGEFKRNGIFEIKEGEMLNDLVRFSGGFKAGAYLGNTQIVRQTQQGQQIIDVPYDLLNTTPLVKGDTIQNTLTTDRFENRVSIEGAVYHPGVYEWTKGLTLAQLIEKADKLLPEAFKGRGLITRYNSDRTTSAIAFDVEDISSGKQNILLETDDEVLIKTHFDLKEQPYITVNGEVLDPGPFNWSENMTLGDAIFLAGGLTEGADSTFIEIARRLSYNDAAVLSDTIGHVIIANISRGLQLGENDAEMKLRPWDQVSVRTAPNFRQNETVMISGEVTYAGAYAITNKQMRISDLVQMAGGITPKAYLQGATLERFSDELGSERVAINLQNILNNPKSDRDLLLKNSDRLDIPEFMQTVKISGSVQNPFSITFESGRNAKYYVNRTGGFQAEANKKKTYVKYPNGETAVTKGFIFRRYPKVTPGSIVVVPEKPEKERPQGLWLAIASTMSSMAVAIAAVMNATN
- a CDS encoding ArsR family transcriptional regulator, whose amino-acid sequence is MIESLITNKTRLKLLLKFFLNKETTSYLRNLEQEFGESSNAIRLELNRLEQADLLVSNFNGNRKYFRANDNHPLYSEINSILQKTVGLDTVIDKILKNVGDLNEAYLVGDLAIGKASGIIDLLLVGDDIDTRFVVALVSKAEKLVNKKIRYLVLSEKEKADYLKKQNALHIWSRE